Genomic segment of Schistocerca nitens isolate TAMUIC-IGC-003100 chromosome 9, iqSchNite1.1, whole genome shotgun sequence:
agtcaaaagtgaaatgcatgtttgtgtgcttctttgattccaagcgaATTGTTCAtatagagtgggtgcctcctggacaagcagttaaccaatattactacaaagaaattttagaaagacttcgtaaaagagttcttcgtgtccgtgccaacattgctgataattggattctgcatcacgataatgcaccatcccatactgcccAGTAAAGAAACTTTTAACCTCAAAACGAATttgagtactaccacagccaccttattcaccagatatcgctccgtgcgacttttttcaatttccaagagtcaaaacggcggtcaagggacaccattttcaaacaacacaagacgtccaaaaagctgtgacgagggtcttggaggatattacagaagatgagttcgagaaatgttaccatcaatggcagaaatgctggaaaaagtgtgttcaatcagaagggaacttctttgaaggagacagcactaaacttgactaaaacggtagccaacattttttttccacatcagtctcattacttaatTGTCATTAACATATGTAAAAAATaatagcggttctatcacacttccttgggcactcctgacgacgcCCTGATCTCTGATGAACGCATACCGTTGAGAACAACATACTACGTTCGCAATGGTCACCATTAGCTACAAAACACTTCTGACATCTGTTGTACAgctgtcagcaaacgcttcttgtagAAATACCGTGGTTACGCATTGTTGGATATCGGCAATGTCAGCGGATGTTAGTGAACACTGCCTTTGCCTACGTTCAACCCTTCCTGCTATCATTTTGAAAGACAGCCACCGATCATCCGCCAGCACCGGTCGCACTCGTGTCATTtcaaaatggagcgcaaattggaGCAACGCGTTGATATGAAGTTTTGCTTCAAATTAGAGAAAACGGCCAAGAAGACCCATGGAATATTACTGCAAGTGTACAGTGTTGAAGCAGTAAGTAACAAGGGTGTGTCTGAGTGGAGTAAACGATTCACAGACGGAAAGACCTGCGTCGAGAGTGAGCCGCGTTCGGATCAACTCGCACAGTGTTAGACAGCACTGAACGAGTGCGACAGATGCTTGTGGATCATCGGCAGCTTTCTTTGAAAATGAGAGCAGAAGAGCTGAAGATAAGCAAAGACAGTGTCAGCGTTCTCATTCACGATCATTACAGACGTTGCGGGTATCCGACAACGCGCGACCACGGTACTTCGAGCGATTCTAAAAGAAGCGTTTCCTGACAGCTTGACAACCAATGTCAGAAGTGTGTGGTAACTAATGTTGATTACTatgaaggccagtaaaggtattttatttataacgcttgtttcctttattttcagagACCACACCGATCTGTTTAGATGCAGCTTGCATATCTGCGCACTTCCTGTAAGGCTGCACTTCGAACTTGGCAGGTCATTGTTtcaagaaatatgttttttttttgtttttattttacctgttacCTGCAGTATCAGTTTTATTTGTGGTACAGTATGAGAAATCTATCGCATTCATGGACATGGCAGTAAACAGCTTTCACAATCCTGCTAAATGATAACGAAAAACAACAATTgtacgagaatgagattttcactctgcagcggagtgccctCCGAAGTTTCAACAATTGTACGTTTGATTATTATACTGCATTCCATTTTGGtcattttagaaaaatttatttgcttatggctttATTCACAGGGAGAAAATTACACGaatacactgcaaaaaaaaaaaaaaaactttgatgatGTTTAGAAGTTGTTCAGTGTTTGAGGAATTGATGTGACACATAGTACCTGAGTacgttcaaatggtacaaatggctctgagcactatgggacaatatctgaggtcatcagtcccctggacttagaactacttaaacctaactaacctaaggacagcacacacatccacggccgaggcaggattcgaacctgcgacagtagcagcagcgcggttccggactgaaacgcctagaaccgctcggccaccgcgaccggccctgAGTATGTAACGGCGTTTTAAAATTGACACGATGTATGTTAAGAAGGCATTAAACTAGTTTTAAgatgtttccaagtttttcacCACAAGATTTACCGATGTACAACTGTAGACTTGTATAGAACGCCAGAAGGATATCAACTCTCAAAGCATTGTCGCGTAAGGATTCCTCATAACTTTTGGACGGTGATCACGTCTTGTTTGGACATATGATGAATGTTTTAAAGTTTACACTTAATGGATTATTAGAAGGTAATTGgtctaaatatttgagacagtgatCCGTAAGAATATTGTGTACTGATACAGGGAGCTTTTTCAATTCCTGTAACAAAACTTATCTGACTACTGATATCATTATCACACAGAAATTTTCTCAACGTTCTGAGACAAACGGTTCACCGACAGGATAAGAAACCAGTTACAGTTTCTTGCTTGGAAGTCTCAACAGTAAACTAAAAGCCTGTTCCACTGAGACAAATATTCGCTCTTAATTCTAATTAATTCAACGTCTCATTATTTCTTGCGAAGGTGCGTCCACTGCACATAATTCTCGTTGGCATTTATGTTGCCAGTCACTGTCTGATACAGCTTAATGTCGGGGGTGGTAAGTAAGCCAGAGAAATTCCTATCAGCCGTCTTGATACGGGTTTCTTGTAGTTTCCTCAGATCCGTCATGGGGAATTATGAGACGGTATGTTCAGAAAAGCCGCAGACGATTTATTATAATCTTGTCCCATGAGCTGAACCCTGTTTCTAATGATGGCGATGCTGACGAATAATATTTTCTAATATTCCTTATTTATGGCGCGTTTCGACAACATCTTCAGACGCCgccattttcttctttattttacatACTAGCAGGACTTACTTTCAACTGTTCATAGAATGCTCCAAAACATACTGCAATTATATCTGTGTAAGTTGTGAATTTGTGACACAGAAATGAAAGGAAATCCCGACCAGATTCAATATTCGCCCTTTGTTACCGCATTTTTATCGTTGTAAAAACATTCGAGCAACACGGCGGTATTCAAAATAATTCTCAGAAAGTACCATAAAAGCAATcaaaacataatctttcagatTTTATCACCATATTTCATGCGCGCAATCAGGTTAGAAATATAATTTTAAGCACACAGATGTTTTCCGATGCCTTCTTTTTTAGAAGCTCTTTCTGAAAAGTGATTTATCATTCGTTCGGCCTACTAGACGAGACATTCATGAATCGTGCAGATATTACTGAATTTTTCAGTCTCTACGACCATTACCACTTAACAGCAGGAGTCTCAAAAACAACTACACTGACAGTGAGTTGCAACAAAGTGTTGCACTGTATTTATtgcttaagtaatttatgtatgttCAAAAGCCTACCCATCAACTGCCGTCTGACGTTTGGTTATCCTGTTTTAAGATTAGCGACGTTTTACATCACTTCTAATGGGTACACCGAGAGATAATAAGGCTGATGCcattgacaattttatttcatacattATGGTACTCTCCTTTATCTTACATATTCGTAACGTTCCCTTCTGCCAGAGACGCGTACTTTCTTCTCCCAGCTTTTTCAGTTTATATATCTCACGAGTAATGCTGTTTTTCACAAATAATTAAGATACGTACTGACACTCATATCTAGTGAGAGGCAGGAAAAAAAAATCGATGTTTTTTTTCCGATTTCGACGTTATTTCTTCCGACTTTCAGTTTTTATGTATTTCATGTTGGTTTATATCCTCTGCCTTCTTCTTAATTGTTGTAGCATTGAATCGTTCTATGATGTGTTCAGACTGGAAATTACATGTACCATTTGCACGATACATACGGGACAGTATGGACATATTTATCTGTGTTAAGAAATAAGCAATTAATTTAGTAAGGCTAAACGATATGTCTCAGTATCATTTGACGTGCTTGAGTTTGACGTTTCGTTCCGTTGACGGCGTCACCACTCAAACTGCAGAGGAGGACCTTTGACGTTGTCATTACGTTCGGATGAAATGTCGCTGAATGTGAACCGACGTTCACGCCTTCTTATCGATCGCAAAGAACAATCTAAGATACAACACAGTCGACTGCGATCGCTGGTAGAATGGTTCTCACAGATTGTTTTCCAGCATTAACAGTTTCGCTGTACACTTCTTCCTACACCagatatcaattaaattcaacattgcTTTTGAGGTATCGTGAGAAGCAATGAACAGATACTTACGCAAAGCATTCGGGTAGTATTCATCAGTAGCTGGGCTACCATTTACGATGTTTTTATCGGGAAACAGGGAAGATGTCCAGTTTTAAGATATTTCTTCAGAAACTTTCCTCTTCGTGTTATGTTGCTAACAACCCTTGTTCTCactaatttcattcaaacgaaatTTTCGTCTCCTTAGACAAAGTATAACTGGTTACTGAAATATTCTGCGAATTTGGTTTTGATTCACTTACGTAACGAGAAGCTGAGCAGAAAAATCAGTTTACAGTGGCGACGTTACCTCTGACATTCCATTATACGAcgagaagaaaaggaaaacaccAACTTGCCCCAGTTTTTTAAGGTTTCTGacataatttctttataaagatTCTGCATTCTGACTTCCTAatcaatttaaaagaaaaaaggaaaaacacgTTTATTACCTTTTGGCTTCGTAGGTAAGCAGAGTAGAGTTCTGGCAATGGCTGTGTCGAGACAAATACGATCATTTGGTTAAGATGTTGGTGTTATAACTAGAAGAGACTTCGTGGAATCCAACATTGTCAGACTCGCCAACATTTTATGCCGCCATGGACCCCGTAGTACTTACGAAGACACCGAATCTGTAGTCACTAAATGCCGAAATTCTACTCCGGTCACTCGCCAAGAATAGACAATCAGATAACTTTACAAAGAAATATCTGGTAGGTCTCTAGTGTGTAAGACGAACAGTGACCGAAATAAGCTTCGATTATGATGTGTGCCATCCAGTACTTCGAGAAAAAAGGTAATAAAATTCAGCCGTTCATGGGATTTGAGATCAGCGCGCTCCTTCGGTCCACTACGAAGCATTGTTGAAACCCGACAGAAAAACAAAAACGAAGAATCCACGCAGCGATTTTAGGACACACAGGAAGGTGGAAACTCATATAGGACGTAATCAATATATTGGAAGAAATCCAAGCAAATCAGATAAAATGGCACGGCAATACACAATAGTCATCACATGCTCTGACAACGCTCCTTTTCTGATGGGCGTTCTACCTAATAAAAGTCTGTACATGCCGATCATGTTTCAGAAACTGCATGTTGGCTACTGTTTCTGATAAAGAAGTGGCTACAAAATACGAGAAATGAAGTGCGAACAGTTAGGATGTGTACTCCAGCGTCAACTATGCATACACGAATCCGCCAGTTGTGTCGTCTTCACAGAATATACGCTAACCTTTGACTGAGAATACTTCCAGAGAAGTTCACAGTaagaataattttcttaaaatagaAGTCTTAGCACTTGTAATTACACTACTTTCACAGCATCAGTTGACTCTGGGATCCAGTAACAGCACTCAAAGAGTATCATATGGTAATTACGGGGTATGGAAGGACTTGAATTGCAATTAGCTGGAACAGAACGATCTTTTCCCCAGCAATCAACCTGGTACCAAAAAATACTATGTCTTACCTAATTTGTGCTCTTTATGCCCTTTATTCTAAACGTCACGCATTGAGGTAAGCAGCTGGATTCAGTGTCTACATATTTTCAGAACAGTTTCTGTGCAGTTTTGCAAGGGACCATGCAAAGGATTACAAGTTTAAATGCTATATCTAGACAGGTTTAGGTCTACTCTGAGGCAGGACGCATCACATTGTCGTGGACTAGGGGTGATCAGCAGGgatagacacaatttgtgtgtttcacaaATATGTGTAACAGGGGTTAGTACTGTTAATGTTCTATACCACTGATTTAGCAGAAAGCGTTAGTAGAAACTTCTAATCCTTCGCAggtattatcaaaaaaaaaaaaaatgtagaaatatattATAGGTTCTTAACAAAATATCAATCAAACGCAAATATCAATCTAAAGCGGTGGTCATGAAACGTAAAAAAGCATGACAACCTTTGATTGCAGACCTAATTTATCAGCTGTAATACAAATATATGGGAGTAATAAGATACGGGAACTTGAGAAATGGAACGAGAAGCTTTACACGAAGAAATTGCAATCCGCTTATGCGACAGACTGATTTTAAAACTAATTTACGCTTGTACCTGCTACATATGTACGCTCCACATAGGGTTTGGATAAAAGGGTACAGCTAGTGTTTAAAAATAAGAGAAATGCGAACGGTTATACGGTTAATCGACACGCGAGATACAGCCACAGAAACATTGCAAGATTTAAACTTGCAGGCGTTTGATCAAAAACGATTAATATTTTGCGAAAATCTGCTTACAGACTTCTAATAAGATGAGGGCGGCGTGGTGGATTCTGGCACTTAACTGTCCTACGCATTAGGagacaaaattaaatgaaatttaggCCCGGTGAGCTCAATCTAAACAGACAGTTGCAGTTTGCACCTTGAAAACACGGCATTAATGGTTATTATTACTATATAATTATTATCTACGCTTTACCTGTTTTATTTTGTCTCTCGTAGTGATACATTTACAGGTTGGACAGTTCCATTAAGTATCACCCTATAGGGCAAGACACCTTCACAAATCGCAATGACTTTGCCAACTGACAGGCATACAACTTAATGGGGGCACTCCATTTGCCACTTCCATTCCAAGAAAGCAAAACTGGTCATTCATCAAAGAAAAGACTGGCCTAAGCGAGCTTCATGGCTAAGGTGACTCAAATAATGTGAACTGGAAATGAGCATAGTTATATCTTACGCTGCGATTATGTATGCTGCGTTGCATGTAAATGAATGCACATCTCCACAGTGTAACAAAGTGGCATATGACAATATATGAGACTTCACATTCATATTACATGATTCAATATGTGTCTAAATAAGTTGCTGTTACAAGATACAACATAATTACTCTTCTTTGGAAGTATACGGCGCAATGCTGCGTTccgagttttctttctttatttcgtcCACAAAGGACTGCATAGTGAGCAATGCCACTGATCATTTTAAATATAAATGGAAATAATGTTCTTAGACAGTCCCTTGTTTATTGTACCAACACGCGTTTCTTTGTTCATACCATCTTCAGAAGAGGAATTACTAAGTTACATTCTTGACATTTACACAGAGCAGAGCAGGTTATGTTTCGTATTTTGTGATGAAGTAGAACCAAATATATTCTGCATAGTACTATTTGTTGTGTGTAGTCTTCTCTGTGCGTAAGTTATTCTTTGTATGCAACAACTATTTGCTTCTACTTTACCTCAAAAGACGAAACGTAATCTTTTTCTCAGATGCTCTCCAGCTATGAAAAGCCGTCTGTACTCTGCAGTAACGCCTGGAGTGCACCTACATCGACTTCTATATCTACacaattactctgcagttcacactaaaGTGCTTCGTATAGAGTGCGCAAAACAACAACCAGACTATTTCTGTGCTGTTCCACCACTGAACAGCGTGTGAGAAAAATGAACACCTCTCCGTGCGAGCTATGATTTGTTTTATGACTATGGCCGTAGCTCTCCACATAGGTCggaatcaaaaaaatattttggcaatcggaggagaaattttATAACTGAAAATTCTTGAAATAATCTCACCACAATGAAAATAtctttcgttttaatgattgccattctaaTACCATATCCGCTATACTATCTAACCTATTTCGTAAGAATACAGaacgaggtccgcagctcgtggtcgtgttgtggcgttctcgcttcccgcgcccgggttcgattcccggcggggtcagggattttctctgcctcgtgatgactgggtgttgtgtgatgtccttaggttagttaggtttaagtagttctaagttctaggggactgatgaccatagctgtttagtcccatagtgctcagagccatttgtaccatacaGAACGAGTTCCCCTTCTCTGAACTTCTTCATTGTCCACcgtcagtcctgcctggtaaggatcccatagcgcccaacagtactccagaacagaATGGCTGAGCCTTTAtgagatttgttgcaccttcttaAAGTGCTATGACAACAAAATTCTGTTTGTGGGTTGTCggtaattgtaattcctcggtATTTTGTCGTTTCGACATCCtttaaatttttgtgatacatTGTGCGTTTCTTTTTTTGCTGTATTCACGTGGAAGACTTCAACTTTATATTGTTCAGGGTAAATTGCCTTCAATCTCAGCAGCAGTTATCTTGCGTGAATCATTTtgtaaacgacagaatcatctgcagacaatctaagaaggCTCCTCAGAtcgtctgctaaatcgtttatatacatttaaAAGAGCAGGAGGCCTGTAACGGATCCTTGGTAAGCACTTCGTTTTCACTAGATCTCTTACCGTCAGTTCctacgaactttgacctttctgacatgaaatcactaGTCCAGTTACACAACTGATGTGATACTCCactcgcagtttggttagaagccaTTTGTCAGGAATGGTGTCAAgaggcttctggaaatctataacTGTGGAATAATCTGAGACGCCTTGTCGATAACAGGCCatacttcttgtgaataaagactCACTTTTGTTGCGCAAGAGCGATAGTGCCTGAATCCGCGGTGGTAGTTTTCCATATGAATATGATACTGTGAACCATGCAAATGGCTTGTGGTACAATGAACGAGATACTGACACAGGAAactgtattatttatatttatttctctACTAACCCTTTGATGGTTTATGGGACATATTGTACCACCGAAGAAATGCGCAGATCTGAGCGTTGACACGTTCGTGTCCCAGATATGTCTGCTGCTACCATTAGCGAGAAGCTTTCAGAATCTAGAGAAAAATGTGATAGATTAGTCGAAGACTGAGAGTTATAAAGTGACAGGCGGAACAGCGCATTTGTTTTATAAATATCAAATCACCTCACTATCTTCCCCCGTTTCAAGGTAGTCTGAAGTGATTTAATGTTTTCCCTTATACATTATAGGCGTCACTTTGAAACATTACTGCATTTGTCAGTAATTCTATTAGTTTGTCAATGTAGATAGTGCAATGTACGTCGTACGTCGAAGCACCCATGAAACTTTGGTttgaaaatttctgtttcagactgTCAAGTTTTTCAGTGACATCAGTGTAAATGTGTTTTGACACTGACTTGTTATATCTACTTTTTAATTTGTATAAAGTTCCTATACAAATAGAGACTGAGCTTTGAAAATCCTAACTTCAACGAATACTTGAATCTAGTTAGACTTGTGGGTCTCGTGTGACCTATCTCCCTGATTTTCAATTCGGTCGACCCAATTTTTTTGGTAATGGAAGTGCAGTATTGGTCATGAATAAAGATAATTTTTGAGCTACTAGTTTTCAAATTTTAGTAAAATGAGTAGTAACCCCGAAAGGGTTAAGTAAACAGACTTAATACTTCTGGCAACGGCAAGCAGTGACGTAATTGTGGCAGAGGTGATGCTGTTACCTGTGCACGGCGGCGGTGTGGCGTCTCCCAGTATGGCGCTGACGCTGAACTTGAGGATCGGCTTGGGCGACGGCGTGGTGTCGGAGGCGGAGATGAGGCTGGGGGCGGACACGGACGtcgggggtggcgggggcggcgtcTCAAGGCGCGCGTCGTCCAGTTCCGGCGGGCTGTAGGCGGCGTCGTTGGCGACCGACGGGTAGCGGCCGTGCGGCTGGTGGGGGTCGCCGCCGGGGCACGAACCCGGGgccgcgggcgcgccgccgcggcgCGCCTCCGCCACAATCGAGTATGACGCCGTAATGCCCACGGTGAGCGTGCCTTCAGCGGGGGCGGCGCTCGCccctggcggcggcggcgcgtgcgGGGGCGGCTGCAGCTGGCCGTAGGCGGCGCACTTGCCGTCACCCTTGCTCGACAGCAGGTTGTCCATCAGGAACGGCGAGCTCTTCAACatgctctggtggtggtggtgatggtggtggtggtgatgatggtggtggtaaaACGGCGACCCTAGCAAGTTCGGGTACATGTCTCCCTTCTCGCGCCGATGCCTTACCGGCAGACTAGCACTACATTACGAGCCAAGTCGACAAATTCCCAGTCTCTCGGCCGAAATTTTTCACTAGTGAAGTTACGCTGCTTTATGACACAAATCAAGTTCAAAAACAGTTTAAGCATCTCCGCGAGACGCAGATATTTTCTGGTGACTGCCACGACACTAACAATCACTCGTACAGGgtaacactgttggtagccctggtGCGGCGTCAGTACTTCCTCGCAGAAGATTAGCAGAGCGGAACTACCGTCAACGCTCGCCGTTTCCTTGCGACACGTGCGCGCTGCCGCCTGCCCACACAGCACTGCCAGCGCAGGTCCGCAGGCCACGTGGTCGAATGCGCCACTGCGAGAGCGGCGACTCGGCGGGCGCTCAGGACCGCCAACCTGCCCCCCACCCCTGGCTCGCGCCGCcgctaataatcataataataacaataaaaatcgcTCCTCCCTGCGCGACGAGAACAACTGGGGGCGGCCTCCCACCCGGCAGGCTACAGCGACCGGCCACCGCTACACCGCCGCTTCTTCCCTCCTCCGACGCCCGTAACCCCCGCCAGGCGCAGCCCGGCTTTTCAGATAATAACAAGCCAATACCGACTTGGCAGACTCTTAATGCCCTCTTCTTGCCCAGTTTCTACCGCCCGCCAGCGGCAACCGGTCCCACTTCCCTCCCTTCTCCCCACCCCTCACCG
This window contains:
- the LOC126204200 gene encoding heart- and neural crest derivatives-expressed protein 1-like → MYPNLLGSPFYHHHHHHHHHHHHHQSMLKSSPFLMDNLLSSKGDGKCPHGRYPSVANDAAYSPPELDDARLETPPPPPPTSVSAPSLISASDTTPSPKPILKFSVSAILGDATPPPCTVCVDVNTMDLERTVQGRFHSDGLTVRTDL